One Hordeum vulgare subsp. vulgare chromosome 4H, MorexV3_pseudomolecules_assembly, whole genome shotgun sequence DNA window includes the following coding sequences:
- the LOC123450872 gene encoding uncharacterized protein LOC123450872: protein MEAPSTLEQRVPAEERHRIERVARFVARDRDGDLAEALLRRLLRITRNGRRWGFLANDHPLHPYYLQQKVSEQCRILRPRHAADR from the coding sequence ATGGAGGCGCCGTCGACGCTGGAGCAGCGGGTGCCGGCGGAGGAGCGGCACCGGATCGAGCGGGTGGCGCGGTTCGTGGCGCGGGACCGGGACGGGGACCTGGCGGAGGCGCTGCTGCGGCGGCTGCTGAGGATCACGCGCAACGGCCGGCGCTGGGGCTTCCTCGCCAACGACCACCCGCTCCACCCCTACTACCTCCAGCAGAAGGTCTCCGAGCAGTGCCGCATCCTCCGCCCCCGCCACGCCGCCGACCGGTGA
- the LOC123449893 gene encoding uncharacterized protein LOC123449893 translates to MDYERIHDPPHRQSGGFSPAKLRAMLLGLEKHQHSGEDTSPEANDSGELDDRRSLECSTSTEMSSNSGHRSRNRAPDDDSFDSESSSSGPTTVKRPSAVSALLPPFSRPTPSKWDDAEKWISSPTANRTGRVMSATGFAPKKTTFALPEHGACPPAVAKVVAEVPRNTGTFADDSVGFTQPDSIKPAETAPTVDEPEPEQAIRSVSMRDMGTEMTPIASQEPSRTGTPIIASSPTSSRTPTPQRSVESGVGTIDSSKMGMSEEELQLNTRKEIIDLGERLGKTTIAAWASKEERATANFANVPADKAVEIDRETRAADWQEAEKAKYLARFQREEVQIQAWENHQRAKIEAEMKRVEAKMERKRAREHDRLARKMASARRRAEAKREAAEARRSQEAERTEEQAAQIRKTGHIPSSISCWCWCL, encoded by the exons ATGGACTACGAGCGCATCCACGACCCGCCCCACCGCCAG TCGGGTGGATTCTCACCGGCCAAGCTGCGGGCAATGCTTCTCGGGCTGGAGAAGCACCAGCACTCCGGCGAGGACACCTCGCCGGAGGCCAACGACTCCGGCGAGCTCGACGACCGGA GGAGCTTGGAATGCTCCACCTCCACCGAGATGTCCAGCAACAGTGGCCACAGATCAAGGAACAGGGCTCCGGACGACGACAGCTTCGACTCCGAGAGCAGCTCTTCGGGGCCGACCACCGTGAAGAGGCCATCGGCGGTCTCCGCTTTGCTGCCGCCGTTCTCTAGACCGACGCCGTCGAAATGGGACGATGCGGAGAAGTGGATTTCCAGCCCGACGGCCAACCGTACTGGCCGTGTGATGAGCGCCACCGGGTTTGCGCCGAAGAAGACAACGTTTGCTTTACCTGAGCACGGTGCCTGCCCGCCAGCCGTTGCTAAGGTGGTCGCCGAGGTTCCGAGGAACACCGGAACCTTCGCTGATGACTCGGTTG GTTTCACGCAGCCTGATTCAATCAAACCTGCAGAAACTGCCCCAACAGTCGATGAACCTGAACCAGAACAGGCTATTCGATCTGTCTCGATGAGAGATATGGGAACAGAAATGACTCCGATTGCCAGTCAGGAGCCCTCTCGGACTGGGACTCCTATAATAGCATCTAGCCCTACTTCCTCTAGGACACCAACTCCTCAACGGAGTGTAGAATCTGGTGTTGGTACAATTGATTCTAGCAAGATGGGCATGTCTGAGGAGGAGCTGCAGTTGAATACCAGGAAAGAAATTATCGATCTCGGCGAACGGCTAGGCAAGACGACTATAGCTGCATGGGCAAGCAAGGAAGAGAGAGCTACCGCAAATTTCGCAAATGTTCCAGCTGATAAGGCTGTAGAAATCGACAGAGAGACCCGTGCCGCAGATTGGCAGGAGGCAGAGAAAGCAAAGTATCTTGCAAG GTTTCAGCGGGAAGAGGTACAGATCCAAGCTTGGGAAAATCACCAGAGAGCAAAAATTGAAGCTGAAATGAAGAGAGTAGAG GCAAAGATGGAAAGAAAGCGTGCTCGCGAGCATGACAGGCTTGCTCGGAAGATGGCATCAGCGAGACGCAGAGCAGAGGCAAAGAGGGAGGCCGCTGAGGCGAGGAGGAGCCAAGAAGCAGAGAGAACGGAGGAGCAGGCGGCGCAGATCCGTAAGACCGGGCACATACCTTCCTCAATCTCCTGCTGGTGCTGGTGCCTATGA
- the LOC123447404 gene encoding uncharacterized protein LOC123447404 translates to MASQAVESHRVGAEIFRGDDAICKKKSVEMLEELGLPAGLLPLDNIEEFGYNRVAGFMWLVQRKKTEHTFKKVKQTVSYAGEVTAFVEPGKLRKIAGVKTKELFLWLSVVEVYVETSVAPGNKVTFKTGTGLSETFDAAAFALGE, encoded by the coding sequence ATGGCATCCCAAGCCGTCGAGAGCCATCGTGTCGGCGCGGAGATATTCCGCGGCGACGACGCCATCTGCAAGAAGAAGTCCGTGGAGATGCTGGAGGAGCTGGGCCTCCCCGCTGGCCTGCTGCCCCTGGACAACATAGAGGAGTTCGGATACAACCGTGTGGCCGGCTTCATGTGGCTTGTGCAAAGGAAGAAGACGGAGCACACGTTCAAGAAGGTGAAGCAGACCGTGTCGTACGCCGGCGAGGTGACGGCCTTCGTCGAGCCGGGAAAGCTGAGGAAGATCGCCGGCGTGAAGACCAAGGAGCTGTTCCTGTGGCTCAGCGTGGTGGAGGTGTATGTTGAGACTAGCGTGGCCCCTGGTAATAAGGTCACCTTCAAGACCGGCACCGGTCTCTCCGAGACCTTTGATGCAGCTGCTTTTGCTCTTGGAGAATGA